One window of Populus nigra chromosome 5, ddPopNigr1.1, whole genome shotgun sequence genomic DNA carries:
- the LOC133694247 gene encoding uncharacterized protein LOC133694247: MSSSFEIFDKVKAGKADAMRRYNRKRNLYCFLETVGALVLLWCSFSCFPVITHAASRYLSFFNQKIYAFVLANVFILIVLYLSSTTPSNNDQSDTPIQADIYDEYVSFSTSSPRWKTTTGEDKQLVVSSLQEEPVQAEEKNPVREKDTLDGEKQIVCCEKTNDAANVDEMGKNPVRDLTVLKEEKIFRRTLSEKHGKEKREYPRVFRRSETEIGRETLTGVRTGGLNYNTPGAARKSMLEMNSDEFRLTIERFIATKKKILREESIALSSEEREEYLAINYR; the protein is encoded by the coding sequence ATGTCTAGttcctttgaaatatttgacaAAGTGAAGGCTGGGAAAGCCGATGCTATGAGAAGGTACAACAGAAAGAGAAACCTTTACTGCTTCTTGGAAACTGTGGGAGCTTTAGTCTTGCTTTGGTGCTCCTTCTCTTGCTTCCCTGTCATAACACATGCAGCCTCTCGTTATCTCTCCTTTTTTAACCAGAAAATCTATGCTTTTGTGCTTGCAAACGTTTTTATTCTAATCGTCCTCTACCTTTCATCTACAACACCCAGCAACAATGACCAAAGCGACACTCCAATCCAAGCCGATATCTATGACGAGTACGTTTCCTTCTCCACCTCCTCTCCTCGGTGGAAAACAACCACCGGAGAGGACAAACAGCTTGTTGTTTCATCGCTGCAAGAGGAACCAGTTCAAGCAGAAGAGAAGAATCCAGTTCGTGAGAAAGATACACTTGACGGcgaaaaacaaattgtttgcTGCGAGAAAACTAACGATGCTGCCAATGTTGATGAAATGGGAAAAAATCCAGTTCGTGATCTTACAGTGTTGAAAGAGGAGAAGATTTTCAGGAGGACGCTATCAGAGAAACATGGGAAAGAGAAAAGGGAATATCCACGAGTGTTTCGAAGATCGGAGACGGAGATTGGAAGGGAGACGTTGACTGGAGTCCGTACTGGTGGCCTTAATTATAATACTCCGGGCGCCGCGAGAAAGTCGATGCTGGAGATGAATAGTGACGAGTTTAGGCTTACAATTGAGAGATTTATTGCCACTAAGAAGAAGATTTTGAGAGAGGAAAGTATTGCTTTGTCAAGTGAGGAAAGGGAAGAATATTTAGCTATTAATTATAgataa